A region of Zeugodacus cucurbitae isolate PBARC_wt_2022May chromosome 5, idZeuCucr1.2, whole genome shotgun sequence DNA encodes the following proteins:
- the LOC105212722 gene encoding uncharacterized protein LOC105212722, giving the protein MLKWAVNTPRVSYLTVEDSKADTEILQLKTLSASSPGKLNTPNEIISTQTQTLSAKRQRLKRKPSDIYLSRRLQNWLDKENQVTSTPLQSNLKTHNRNGALRRLNSFKDLSNITPYDNAVSNNPLNSILSLLNTPSQSLDSNILKNNNPVNYATTLPTLEVEYSPCGPVPGPILALRGLGIADTYFDKPRYLPHNKNDETLIQIQPSFNATNSTFQCQRNMRRSLNSVRDDTASLSSSKMGDQTLERMIDAILESTRKEKKPMKFARQSSNQQQCVMSPTYTPAEDPANDLSEFWMESQNGETLLQTIRKKRRSLPASVASASIYSEREVRSPRRTSKRNIFHLRRQRAVRRKRKTSKENVKHNALKIAGSTLTNKQVTGSGELNCKQRIDNSSPDSGHNSFSELDENSVTIESNCLPIVGSLANSELRALDSTKRRLSFSNQTSIV; this is encoded by the coding sequence ATGCTTAAGTGGGCAGTTAACACACCGCGAGTCTCCTATCTAACAGTGGAGGACTCTAAAGCAGATACCGAAATTTTGCAGCTCAAAACTTTAAGCGCCTCATCGCCAGGAAAACTGAACACTCCAAATGAAATCATTTCCACACAAACTCAGACCCTTTCCGCTAAGCGTCAGCGGTTGAAGCGGAAACCTTCTGATATTTACCTCTCCCGTCGTTTACAAAACTGGTTGGACAAAGAAAATCAAGTGACATCGACTCCTCTTCAGTCGAACTTAAAGACACATAACAGAAACGGTGCATTACGTCGACTAAACAGCTTCAAAGACTTATCCAACATAACGCCGTATGATAACGCCGTCTCCAATAACCCACTAAACTCAATCTTATCACTGCTCAACACACCAAGTCAGAGTTTAGATAGTAATAtactaaaaaacaacaatcCTGTCAATTATGCTACTACACTGCCTACCCTCGAAGTAGAATACTCTCCATGTGGCCCAGTTCCCGGACCGATTCTGGCGTTACGCGGCCTGGGTATTGCTGATACATACTTTGACAAACCCCGATATCTGCCACATAACAAAAATGATGAAACTCTAATACAAATCCAACCATCCTTTAACGCAACTAATTCCACTTTTCAATGTCAAAGAAATATGCGGCGTTCTTTGAATAGTGTACGAGATGATACTGCATCGTTGAGCTCCTCCAAAATGGGTGATCAAACGCTAGAACGCATGATAGATGCGATTCTGGAGAGCACCAGAAAGGAAAAGAAACCTATGAAGTTTGCGAGACAATCAAGTAACCAGCAGCAGTGTGTAATGTCGCCCACATATACACCAGCAGAAGATCCAGCCAACGATTTAAGTGAATTTTGGATGGAgtcacaaaatggtgaaacgCTATTACAGACAATACGTAAAAAGAGACGTTCTCTACCAGCTAGTGTTGCGTCAGCTTCAATATACAGCGAGCGAGAAGTGCGATCTCCAAGACGAACAAGTAAACGTAACATTTTTCACTTGCGCCGACAACGAGCGGTGCGTAGAAAGAGGAAAACGTCTAAAGAAAACGTAAAACACAATGCACTTAAAATAGCAGGGTCAACACTGACAAACAAACAAGTGACAGGTTCGGGCGAGCTCAATTGCAAACAAAGGATTGACAATTCAAGCCCTGATAGTGGACACAATTCCTTTAGCGAACTGGATGAGAACTCCGTCACGATAGAGAGTAATTGCTTACCGATCGTTGGCTCGCTGGCGAACTCTGAACTCCGTGCCTTGGATTCTACAAAACGGCGTCTCAGCTTTTCAAATCAAACTTCAATCGTGTAG
- the Prpf38b_1 gene encoding pre-mRNA-splicing factor 38B isoform X1, which yields MDEVCFVEYQQQTSAAKKIGKQHNTLPLWGNEATMNLNPLILANIQGSSYFKVHLFKLKTYHEVVDEIYYQVKHMEPWERGSRKTSGQTGMCGGVRGVGAGGIVSTAYCLLYKLYTLRLTRKQVNGLLNHTDSPYIRALGFMYLRYTQPPADLYDWYEDYFQDEEEIDVKAGGGQTITIGQMVYQFLTKLDWFSTLFPRIPVPIQKQIEKKLEEYCRKNNISQQQLSSARNSTSNSAGANYEYDDVAYDRRSGGAGSSRSRLPAAGSGNYRDEHDDRDNYSNRRREESPSNTYHSSRDRDHYREKHKKKHKRKQHSRSRSRSRSRSRTERKKDLECDRDRERERERNRPKERDYERRGRDYEDRRYR from the exons ATGGATGAAG taTGTTTTGTAGAATATCAGCAGCAAACTTCGGCGGCGAAGAAAATTGGTAAACAGCATAATACTCTACCGCTATGGGGAAATGAAGCGACCATGAACCTTAATCCCCTTATTCTTGCGAACATACAGGGCTCTAGCTATTTCAAAG TTCATCTATTCAAACTTAAAACTTATCATGAAGTTGTAGACGAGATTTATTACCAAGTAAAACACATGGAGCCCTGGGAACGAGGATCACGAAAAACGTCTGGACAAACTGGCATGTGTGGCGGA GTGCGAGGAGTGGGCGCTGGCGGCATAGTATCAACGGCTTACTGTTTATTGTATAAATTGTACACACTTAGGCTGACAAGAAAGCAGGTTAACGGACTTCTAAACCACACAGATTCACCCTATATAAGGGCTCTAG gtTTTATGTACCTTAGATATACTCAACCGCCAGCTGATCTGTACGATTGGTATGAAGATTATTTTCAAGATGAAGAGGAAATAGATGTAAAGGCTGGCGGTGGGCAG ACTATAACTATCGGGCAAATGGTGTACCAATTTCTGACCAAGCTCGATTGGTTTTCTACATTATTTCCCCGTATACCTGTCCCTATACAaaagcaaatagaaaaaaagttggAGGAATATTGTCGCAAGAATAATATAAGTCAGCAGCAATTGAGTTCAGCTAGAAATTCGACATCCAATAGTGCAGGCGCAAATTATGAATATGATGACGTAGCTTATGATCGCAGAAGTGGTGGTGCAGGTAGCAGTCGGAGCAGACTTCCCGCAGCGGGTAGTGGAAATTATCGTGATGAACACGATGACCGGGATAACTACTCTAACAGAAGACGTGAAGAGTCACCTTCAAATACATACCACAGCAGCAGGGATCGTGATCACTACCGAGAGAAGCACAAGAAGAAACATAAGCGCAAGCAGCATTCTAGAAGTAGAAGTCGTAGTCGAAGTCGGAGTCGAACTGAGCGGAAAAAAGATTTGGAGTGTGATAGGGACCGCGAACGTGAACGTGAACGAAATAGACCTAAGGAGAGAGATTACGAACGTCGTGGTCGTGACTATGAGGACCGTCGATatcgataa
- the Prpf38b_1 gene encoding pre-mRNA-splicing factor 38B isoform X3 — protein MEPWERGSRKTSGQTGMCGGVRGVGAGGIVSTAYCLLYKLYTLRLTRKQVNGLLNHTDSPYIRALGFMYLRYTQPPADLYDWYEDYFQDEEEIDVKAGGGQTITIGQMVYQFLTKLDWFSTLFPRIPVPIQKQIEKKLEEYCRKNNISQQQLSSARNSTSNSAGANYEYDDVAYDRRSGGAGSSRSRLPAAGSGNYRDEHDDRDNYSNRRREESPSNTYHSSRDRDHYREKHKKKHKRKQHSRSRSRSRSRSRTERKKDLECDRDRERERERNRPKERDYERRGRDYEDRRYR, from the exons ATGGAGCCCTGGGAACGAGGATCACGAAAAACGTCTGGACAAACTGGCATGTGTGGCGGA GTGCGAGGAGTGGGCGCTGGCGGCATAGTATCAACGGCTTACTGTTTATTGTATAAATTGTACACACTTAGGCTGACAAGAAAGCAGGTTAACGGACTTCTAAACCACACAGATTCACCCTATATAAGGGCTCTAG gtTTTATGTACCTTAGATATACTCAACCGCCAGCTGATCTGTACGATTGGTATGAAGATTATTTTCAAGATGAAGAGGAAATAGATGTAAAGGCTGGCGGTGGGCAG ACTATAACTATCGGGCAAATGGTGTACCAATTTCTGACCAAGCTCGATTGGTTTTCTACATTATTTCCCCGTATACCTGTCCCTATACAaaagcaaatagaaaaaaagttggAGGAATATTGTCGCAAGAATAATATAAGTCAGCAGCAATTGAGTTCAGCTAGAAATTCGACATCCAATAGTGCAGGCGCAAATTATGAATATGATGACGTAGCTTATGATCGCAGAAGTGGTGGTGCAGGTAGCAGTCGGAGCAGACTTCCCGCAGCGGGTAGTGGAAATTATCGTGATGAACACGATGACCGGGATAACTACTCTAACAGAAGACGTGAAGAGTCACCTTCAAATACATACCACAGCAGCAGGGATCGTGATCACTACCGAGAGAAGCACAAGAAGAAACATAAGCGCAAGCAGCATTCTAGAAGTAGAAGTCGTAGTCGAAGTCGGAGTCGAACTGAGCGGAAAAAAGATTTGGAGTGTGATAGGGACCGCGAACGTGAACGTGAACGAAATAGACCTAAGGAGAGAGATTACGAACGTCGTGGTCGTGACTATGAGGACCGTCGATatcgataa
- the LOC105212726 gene encoding homeobox protein extradenticle, with protein sequence MEDPNRMMAHTGGMMAPQAYGMPGQDDGQNTGNENEVRKQKDIGEILQQIMSISEQSLDEAQARKHTLNCHRMKPALFSVLCEIKEKTVLSIRNTQEEEPPDPQLMRLDNMLIAEGVAGPEKGGGGAAAASAAAASQGSSLSIDGADNAIEHSDYRAKLAQIRQIYHQELEKYEQACNEFTTHVMNLLREQSRTRPITPKEIERMVQIIHKKFSSIQMQLKQSTCEAVMILRSRFLDARRKRRNFSKQASEILNEYFYSHLSNPYPSEEAKEELARKCGITVSQVSNWFGNKRIRYKKNIGKAQEEANLYAAKKAAGASPYSMAGPPSGTTTPMMSPAPPQDSMGYPMGSGGYDQQQYDNSMGGYDHTLHQDLSP encoded by the exons ATGGAAGATCCCAATCGTATGATGGCTCATACGGGCGGTATGATGGCTCCGCAAGCCTATGGAATGCCAGGCCAGGATGATGGTCAAAATACTGGTAATGAAAATGAAGTTCGTAAACAGAAAGATATTGGTGAAATTCTGCAGCAGATCATGAGTATTTCCGAGCAATCGTTGGATGAAGCGCAGGCAAGAAAACACACTTTAAACTGTCATCGTATGAAGCCGGCTTTATTTTCAGTACTGTGTGAGATTAAGGAGAAAACCG TCCTCTCCATTCGCAATACGCAAGAGGAAGAGCCACCAGATCCACAGTTAATGCGTTTAGATAATATGCTTATCGCTGAAGGTGTTGCCGGACCAGAAAAAGGTGGAGGCGGTGCAGCGGCTGCTTCTGCGGCAGCGGCAAGTCAAG gaTCGTCTTTGTCGATCGATGGTGCGGACAACGCAATTGAGCATTCAGATTATCGAGCAAAGCTGGCGCAGATTCGTCAGATATATCATCAAGAGTTGGAGAAATATGAGCAAGCGTGCAATGAATTCACCACACATGTTATGAACTTACTACGAGAGCAAAGTAGGACCAG GCCAATTACACCTAAAGAAATTGAACGAATGGTTCAAAtcattcacaaaaaattcagcTCTATACAAATGCAGTTGAAACAATCGACGTGTGAAGCTGTAATGATACTACGATCTCGATTCCTAGACGCTAGACGTAAGCGTCGCAATTTTAGCAAGCAAGCTTCCGAAATTCTCAATGAGTATTTCTATAGTCACTTGAGCAACCCATATCCATCTGAGGAAGCAAAAGAGGAGTTGGCGAGAAAGTGTGGAATAACA GTTTCCCAAGTTTCCAATTGGTTCGGTAATAAACGCATTCGATACAAAAAGAACATAGGCAAGGCACAGGAAGAGGCCAATTTATATGCTGCTAAGAAGGCAGCTGGTGCTTCGCCATATTCAATGGCTGGCCCGCCAAGTGGCACCACTACACCTATGATGTCACCAGCACCTCCACAGGATTCTATGGGCTACCCAATGGGATCAGGCGGGTACGATCAGCAGCAGTACGATAACAGTATGGGGGGGTATGACCATACTCTACATCAGGACCTTAGTCCTTGA
- the LOC105212725 gene encoding raf homolog serine/threonine-protein kinase Raf produces MSSTSSTDDSGDLFDPLADELQNVQSVIHVTRENIDALNAKFANLQEPPPMYITEYQELTSKLHDLYVKEHELIEQLSSQEEEANKIDQQKSQHEFSNHQPQYQNHQHTHLASIDMTDSYAANSNNGSRCSTLTRPPKVLLRAHLPNQQRTSVEVVPGVRLRDALMKALKLRQLKPDMCEVSATDSGRSIIPWDTDISSLMVEEIYVRLLDKCPIMTHISHQFIRKTFFSLAFCEGCRRLLFSGFYCSQCNFRFHQRCSDKVPTLCQQFPMDISYYQRLLAQNPENFVGILHPGRNAVLSQGRHPRTISQQDRSNSAPNVCINRPLTEAQRCLVQNHVPLQHPGSDHPNSTQASPTGTLKTIKRQRARSADESNKNLLSPRDGKGSEENWNIQAEEILIGPRIGSGSFGTVYKAHWHGPVAVKTLNVKTPSPVQLQAFKNEVAMLKKTRHCNILLFMGCVSKPSLAIVTQWCEGSSLYKHIHVNETKFKLNTLIDIGRQVAQGMDYLHAKNIIHRDLKSNNIFLHEDLSVKIGDFGLATAKTRWSGEKQANQPTGSILWMAPEVIRMQEQNPYSFQSDVYAFGIVIYELLAECLPYSHINNKDQILFMVGRGLLRPDMTKVRADAPQALKRLAEDCIKYDRNDRPLFRPLLNMLETMLRAMPKIHRSASEPNMTQTQLHSEDFYQCPSPKTPVNFSNFQFYNSAGNI; encoded by the exons ATGTCTAGCACTTCTTCTACCGACGACAGTGGGGATTTATTCGATCCTCTCGCCGATGAGCTCCAAAATGTTCAATCTGTAATACATGTTACACGTGAAAATATAGATGCCCTTAAtgcaaaatttgcaaatttacaaGAACCGCCACCAATGTACATAACAGAATATCAAGAACTTACTTCAAAACTTCATGACTTATATGTAAAGGAACATGAACTTATCGAGCAACTTAGTAGCCAGGAAGAAGAAGCAAACAAAATTGATCAACAAAAAAGCCAGCATGAATTTAGTAATCACCAACCTCAATATCAGAATCATCAACATACACATTTAGCATCAATTGATATG acgGATTCTTATGCGGCAAACAGTAATAACGGAAGTCGATGCAGTACTTTGACTCGGCCACCAAAAGTGCTGCTGCGAGCTCATTTGCCTAATCAACAGCGAACATCTGTTGAAGTTGTACCAGGTGTCCGATTACGTGATGCCCTTATGAAAGCGCTTAAATTACGACAACTTAAGCCAGATATGTGTGAAGTTTCTGCAACCGATAGTGGGCGTAGTATTATTCCATGGGACACTGATATTAGCTCACTTATGGTGGAAGAAATTTATGTACGATTGTTGGATAAATGTCCAATAATGACTCATATATCCCACCAGTTTATAAGAAAGACATTTTTTTCATTGGCTTTTTGTGAGGGCTGTCGTCGTTTGCTGTTTAGTGGTTTTTACTGCAGCCAGTGCAATTTTCGGTTCCATCAAAGATGCTCTGATAAAGTACCTACACTTTGTCAACAATTTCCTATGGATATTTCGTATTATCAACGACTTTTGGCGCAAAACCCCGAAAATTTTGTTGGAATATTACATCCAGGGAGGAATGCAGTATTAAGTCAAGGAAGACACCCTCGCACAATTAGTCAACAAGATCGCTCAAACTCGGCTCCGAATGTTTGTATAAATCGACCATTAACAGAAGCACAACGTTGTTTAGTGCAGAACCATGTTCCTCTACAG cATCCAGGCAGCGATCATCCTAACTCAACACAGGCCTCACCCACCGGCACGTTGAAAACAATAAAGCGACAAAGAGCTCGGTCTGCGgacgaaagcaataaaaatctaTTGTCGCCCCGTGACGGAAAAGGTTCTGAAGAAAATTGG AATATTCAAGCGGAGGAAATATTGATTGGGCCAAGAATTGGTTCTGGATCTTTTGGAACAGTGTATAAAGCTCATTGGCATGGTCCTGTGGCTGTGAAAACACTGAATGTGAAAACTCCAAGTCCTGTTCAACTGCAGGCATTTAAAAATGAAGTCGCTATGTTAAAAAAGACGCGACATTGCAATATACTTTTGTTTATGGGTTGTGTCTCTAAACCGTCATTAGCAATTGTAACTCAATGGTGTGAAGGTTCTAGtctttataaacatatacacgTAAATGAAACCAAGTTTAAACTTAACACATTAATTGACATCGGCAGACAAGTTGCGCAAGGAATGGATTATCTCCATGCAAAAAATATCATtcatag ggATCTAAAAtctaacaatatatttttacatgaaGATTTGTCTGTAAAGATAGGCGATTTCGGTTTGGCCACTGCAAAGACGCGCTGGTCTGGAGAAAAGCAAGCTAATCAACCTACTGGCAGTATTTTATGGATGGCTCCGGAAGTGATACGCATGCAAGAACAGAATCCTTACTCTTTCCAATCGGATGTTTATGCCTTTGGTATTGTTATATACGAGCTATTAGCTGAATGTTTACCATATAGTCATATCAACAACAAAgaccaaattttgtttatggTTGGGAGGGGATTGCTACGACCTGATATGACTAAAGTGCGTGCAGATGCCCCACAGGCTTTGAAACGTCTGGCCGAggattgcattaaatatgatcGAAACGACCGCCCACTATTTCGACCACTACTGAACATGTTGGAAACTATGTTAAGAGCAATGCCGAAAATTCACCGCAGTGCTAGTGAACCAAATATGACGCAAACACAGTTGCATAGTGAAGATTTCTATCAATGCCCCAGTCCTAAAACTCCAGTTAACTTCAGCAATTTCCAGTTTTATAATAGTGCGGGTAATATCTAG
- the Prpf38b_1 gene encoding pre-mRNA-splicing factor 38B isoform X2, which yields MDEEYQQQTSAAKKIGKQHNTLPLWGNEATMNLNPLILANIQGSSYFKVHLFKLKTYHEVVDEIYYQVKHMEPWERGSRKTSGQTGMCGGVRGVGAGGIVSTAYCLLYKLYTLRLTRKQVNGLLNHTDSPYIRALGFMYLRYTQPPADLYDWYEDYFQDEEEIDVKAGGGQTITIGQMVYQFLTKLDWFSTLFPRIPVPIQKQIEKKLEEYCRKNNISQQQLSSARNSTSNSAGANYEYDDVAYDRRSGGAGSSRSRLPAAGSGNYRDEHDDRDNYSNRRREESPSNTYHSSRDRDHYREKHKKKHKRKQHSRSRSRSRSRSRTERKKDLECDRDRERERERNRPKERDYERRGRDYEDRRYR from the exons ATGGATGAAG AATATCAGCAGCAAACTTCGGCGGCGAAGAAAATTGGTAAACAGCATAATACTCTACCGCTATGGGGAAATGAAGCGACCATGAACCTTAATCCCCTTATTCTTGCGAACATACAGGGCTCTAGCTATTTCAAAG TTCATCTATTCAAACTTAAAACTTATCATGAAGTTGTAGACGAGATTTATTACCAAGTAAAACACATGGAGCCCTGGGAACGAGGATCACGAAAAACGTCTGGACAAACTGGCATGTGTGGCGGA GTGCGAGGAGTGGGCGCTGGCGGCATAGTATCAACGGCTTACTGTTTATTGTATAAATTGTACACACTTAGGCTGACAAGAAAGCAGGTTAACGGACTTCTAAACCACACAGATTCACCCTATATAAGGGCTCTAG gtTTTATGTACCTTAGATATACTCAACCGCCAGCTGATCTGTACGATTGGTATGAAGATTATTTTCAAGATGAAGAGGAAATAGATGTAAAGGCTGGCGGTGGGCAG ACTATAACTATCGGGCAAATGGTGTACCAATTTCTGACCAAGCTCGATTGGTTTTCTACATTATTTCCCCGTATACCTGTCCCTATACAaaagcaaatagaaaaaaagttggAGGAATATTGTCGCAAGAATAATATAAGTCAGCAGCAATTGAGTTCAGCTAGAAATTCGACATCCAATAGTGCAGGCGCAAATTATGAATATGATGACGTAGCTTATGATCGCAGAAGTGGTGGTGCAGGTAGCAGTCGGAGCAGACTTCCCGCAGCGGGTAGTGGAAATTATCGTGATGAACACGATGACCGGGATAACTACTCTAACAGAAGACGTGAAGAGTCACCTTCAAATACATACCACAGCAGCAGGGATCGTGATCACTACCGAGAGAAGCACAAGAAGAAACATAAGCGCAAGCAGCATTCTAGAAGTAGAAGTCGTAGTCGAAGTCGGAGTCGAACTGAGCGGAAAAAAGATTTGGAGTGTGATAGGGACCGCGAACGTGAACGTGAACGAAATAGACCTAAGGAGAGAGATTACGAACGTCGTGGTCGTGACTATGAGGACCGTCGATatcgataa